Proteins encoded by one window of Pseudobdellovibrionaceae bacterium:
- the gspN gene encoding type II secretion system protein GspN yields MEDLRTYILQPIINVFKFHKFKIFLVFFFTLIFIVVMFPYREISEIISNQISKATRNQVQMSFEDIGLSLYPFGISAKNVYIATPNLTTPLFVQRVYITPSILSLLSLKPGGSFRAENIWGGNITATLTHQGQGHSNNKDSKVARIELALDKIDVGEVLNWMQAPAKLSGKISGKSDLRLDLMALDHPRGSFNFSGTNVELPSVISMQGMDLMLPEGQFKRLALVGQLQNGKMNLTEGALGQPNDVIYGKVKGQMDLTTRKMGASITFVPGPYDFNFDLNFNKDAESKLGTMIGTVLLNNKGGRSATLDGGARYIFSLSGYPRGVPSFQPLNQF; encoded by the coding sequence ATGGAAGATTTAAGAACCTACATCCTTCAGCCTATTATTAACGTATTTAAATTTCATAAATTTAAAATATTCTTGGTCTTCTTCTTTACGTTGATCTTTATTGTGGTCATGTTCCCTTATCGTGAAATCTCAGAGATCATCTCTAACCAAATCAGCAAGGCCACTCGCAACCAAGTCCAAATGTCTTTTGAAGATATCGGACTTAGTCTTTACCCTTTTGGAATTTCAGCAAAAAACGTGTACATCGCTACCCCTAATTTGACCACACCACTTTTTGTGCAACGAGTGTACATCACTCCCTCTATCCTTAGTCTTTTAAGTCTTAAACCAGGAGGGTCTTTTCGTGCGGAAAACATCTGGGGTGGGAACATCACCGCCACTCTCACTCACCAAGGTCAAGGGCACTCCAATAACAAAGACTCTAAGGTGGCTCGCATTGAACTGGCTTTGGATAAAATAGATGTGGGTGAAGTTCTAAACTGGATGCAAGCTCCTGCCAAACTCTCAGGCAAGATTTCTGGCAAAAGTGACTTACGTTTGGACCTGATGGCTTTAGATCATCCTCGTGGAAGTTTTAACTTTAGTGGCACCAATGTAGAGCTCCCCAGTGTGATTTCTATGCAAGGGATGGACTTAATGCTCCCCGAAGGTCAGTTCAAACGCCTAGCCCTTGTAGGGCAATTGCAAAACGGCAAAATGAATCTCACCGAAGGCGCACTAGGACAACCCAATGATGTCATCTATGGCAAGGTCAAAGGGCAAATGGACTTAACGACACGTAAGATGGGGGCCTCTATCACTTTTGTCCCTGGCCCCTATGATTTCAATTTTGATCTGAATTTTAATAAAGATGCCGAATCGAAATTAGGCACCATGATCGGAACGGTTTTACTGAATAATAAAGGTGGGCGAAGTGCGACTCTAGATGGAGGAGCGCGTTACATCTTCTCGCTCTCGGGCTATCCGAGAGGAGTTCCGTCCTTTCAGCCTTTAAATCAATTTTAA
- a CDS encoding pilus assembly protein PilM: protein MKVVGIDIGSYSIKVVEIKNSNQHISILSMQEYPLSVDPTKDTAIEVIEILRKVSAHYSVDPEVNYVCGLPSRQVSIHKIIQPPAPRFKILESIPFALADVSPLDPDESLHDIRILKTHPNGHEVLAVASRRENIKKLLQTLSDGGIDPSVLTVQGIATNNIFDNVFAPPLKDPTPVEFEDLDFEDEQPQSQQSSEPLTPKEFTAGEAILTLGHLSTTLIVRREGELIECREISWGGHDLITALCNEYKIHYLEAVQMLHKSGVLILKDQSPSPELGRLSNVLKGAMIPLLKELQISLLEIKSKYSVQVRAVGLLGGTSRLRNVGPYLTQHLQIATNVITSVHQFPELNFKAENSPIAHMTSLGMALEGLRKPRNPALDLRKQEFSISNENLKIFFEKWSYTLRLLAVVFILMLAWGIMRSKWSYELSELALKKMKDVGSEVTGLPKAQSNVSNLNRYIRDSKQRQDLLAKLQNMEKYQQASYFLRELHAKAPPRGRLKIDIESLNIGDKKLFISGYAESTAQLLSLEETLKSLSSQNKIAKRAVSGQDSQGRTPFEYEIVINPLPR, encoded by the coding sequence TTGAAAGTAGTTGGAATAGACATTGGTTCATACAGCATTAAGGTGGTCGAGATCAAAAACTCGAACCAGCATATCTCTATTCTGAGTATGCAGGAGTACCCCCTCAGTGTCGATCCCACTAAAGACACTGCCATTGAGGTCATTGAAATTCTAAGAAAAGTTTCCGCTCATTATTCAGTGGACCCAGAAGTGAATTATGTCTGTGGCTTACCCTCACGACAGGTAAGCATTCATAAAATCATTCAACCCCCTGCTCCTCGTTTTAAAATTTTAGAGAGCATCCCTTTTGCTTTAGCTGATGTTTCGCCCTTAGACCCTGATGAGTCTTTGCATGATATTCGTATTTTAAAGACCCATCCCAATGGGCATGAAGTTTTAGCGGTAGCCAGTCGTAGGGAAAATATTAAAAAACTTTTGCAAACTCTAAGTGATGGTGGCATTGATCCCAGCGTCCTAACGGTGCAAGGGATTGCTACGAATAATATTTTTGACAATGTCTTTGCACCACCCCTTAAAGATCCTACACCTGTTGAATTTGAAGATCTTGACTTTGAAGATGAACAACCTCAGTCCCAACAAAGCTCTGAGCCTTTAACACCTAAAGAGTTCACCGCAGGGGAAGCCATTTTAACTTTGGGACATCTTTCCACCACCCTTATCGTGCGCCGAGAAGGTGAATTGATTGAATGTCGCGAGATCAGTTGGGGGGGGCACGATCTGATCACAGCCCTTTGCAATGAATATAAGATCCATTACTTAGAAGCAGTACAGATGCTCCACAAGTCTGGTGTGTTGATCCTTAAAGATCAAAGCCCTTCACCTGAACTGGGACGTTTATCCAATGTTCTTAAGGGGGCTATGATTCCTTTGTTAAAGGAACTGCAAATCTCCTTACTGGAAATCAAAAGCAAATACAGTGTGCAGGTGCGCGCAGTGGGATTACTAGGTGGAACTTCTCGTCTGCGTAACGTAGGACCTTATCTTACTCAGCATCTTCAAATTGCCACCAATGTCATCACCAGTGTTCATCAGTTCCCAGAACTGAATTTTAAAGCCGAAAATTCTCCGATCGCCCACATGACCTCATTAGGAATGGCCCTCGAGGGCTTACGCAAACCTCGCAACCCTGCTTTGGACTTACGTAAGCAAGAATTTTCTATCTCCAATGAAAACTTAAAAATCTTTTTTGAAAAATGGTCTTACACCCTTCGCCTCTTAGCTGTGGTTTTTATCCTGATGCTGGCTTGGGGAATCATGCGTTCAAAATGGAGTTATGAACTTTCTGAGCTGGCCCTAAAGAAAATGAAAGACGTAGGAAGTGAAGTGACAGGTTTACCTAAGGCTCAGTCCAATGTGAGCAACCTCAATCGCTACATTCGTGACTCCAAACAACGCCAGGATCTTCTAGCTAAACTGCAAAATATGGAAAAGTACCAGCAGGCGTCTTACTTTCTTCGGGAACTGCACGCTAAGGCCCCTCCTCGCGGTCGGCTTAAAATTGACATTGAATCCTTGAACATTGGTGATAAAAAACTTTTTATTTCAGGTTACGCAGAAAGCACGGCCCAACTTCTGTCTCTTGAAGAGACTCTGAAGTCTTTATCCTCACAAAATAAAATTGCTAAACGCGCAGTCTCGGGTCAAGACAGCCAAGGGCGCACCCCTTTTGAGTACGAAATTGTTATAAATCCTCTGCCAAGATAA
- a CDS encoding DUF393 domain-containing protein, which produces MSFFLKRNKGLFYFAPLQGETARRTLGEQSPLLRSLNTLVVKTQTDQILIRSTAALYLFSLCDPLLSWAAYFRFVPRFLRDGVYRFISCTRHLWGKKNFCVLPTLEQQVYFLN; this is translated from the coding sequence GTGAGTTTTTTTTTAAAGCGTAACAAAGGACTATTTTATTTTGCCCCTTTACAAGGCGAAACGGCACGTAGGACTCTGGGGGAACAGAGTCCTTTGCTCCGTAGTTTAAACACTTTGGTGGTGAAAACCCAAACAGATCAAATTTTAATCAGATCCACTGCGGCTCTGTATCTCTTTTCCTTATGTGACCCGCTACTGTCTTGGGCGGCTTACTTCCGTTTTGTCCCTCGGTTTTTGCGTGATGGGGTTTATAGATTCATCTCTTGCACTCGTCATCTTTGGGGGAAAAAGAACTTCTGTGTGCTGCCCACGCTAGAGCAGCAAGTCTACTTCTTAAATTAG
- a CDS encoding type II secretion system protein GspK has translation MISQNKENQKGVAIMMAVFFVALMSFVLFEISKETLYVSIVSSQDVHELKAYYAAKAGLDVSLLRVKAYQQVRNQMDQLGDAAAGYAQKVDILWQFPFVWPPVLPDEAGMVAQSQLNDALAETFLKKVQYAPMIEDMGAKININNLASPSEALAQATKTQLLEVFRRKINEDEEFSSQYVINEIEEMIDHLTDWMDAGNESLRGGDESSYYSSLGEKNLPPNLFFKTKEEMMLVQGMKEDIYQVLEANVTIMGNPGVNINQAEEEVLLSLDPNMTPEIVKELIKRRQDPEHGPFNESLFKGFVESYLGTYASFNPNKIPIVYSAVANFKIESTGNSGRISKTIEAYVFDQNALLNDTVAQLKEKEEKEQGGAPQSGTGNDPQTPGSNPTTGGAATQKTPRNIPKGPPTVVFMKVY, from the coding sequence ATGATTTCACAAAATAAGGAAAACCAAAAAGGTGTTGCGATCATGATGGCCGTGTTTTTTGTGGCCTTGATGAGTTTTGTGCTGTTTGAAATCTCAAAAGAAACACTTTATGTTTCTATTGTGTCCTCGCAAGATGTGCATGAACTGAAAGCCTATTATGCGGCCAAGGCTGGCTTAGACGTGAGCCTCTTAAGAGTTAAGGCCTACCAACAGGTGCGCAATCAAATGGACCAACTCGGAGATGCAGCAGCTGGCTATGCACAAAAAGTAGATATTCTCTGGCAGTTTCCCTTTGTATGGCCACCTGTACTTCCTGATGAAGCAGGTATGGTGGCACAAAGCCAGCTCAACGACGCTTTAGCTGAAACCTTTTTAAAGAAAGTGCAGTATGCTCCTATGATTGAAGATATGGGGGCTAAAATTAACATCAATAACCTCGCCTCACCCTCTGAGGCCTTAGCACAAGCTACTAAGACTCAACTTTTAGAAGTCTTCAGACGCAAGATCAACGAAGACGAAGAGTTCTCTAGCCAATACGTCATCAACGAGATCGAAGAGATGATTGATCATCTGACAGACTGGATGGATGCAGGCAACGAATCTTTACGCGGAGGAGATGAGTCGTCTTACTATTCCTCACTAGGCGAAAAGAACTTGCCTCCTAATTTATTCTTTAAAACCAAAGAAGAAATGATGCTCGTACAAGGAATGAAAGAGGACATCTATCAGGTGCTTGAAGCCAATGTCACCATCATGGGTAACCCTGGTGTGAATATTAACCAAGCTGAAGAAGAGGTCTTATTGTCCTTAGACCCCAATATGACTCCTGAAATTGTTAAGGAGCTGATCAAACGCCGACAGGATCCTGAACACGGACCCTTTAACGAGTCTTTATTTAAAGGATTTGTAGAAAGTTATTTAGGCACTTACGCTAGTTTTAATCCCAATAAGATTCCTATTGTGTATTCGGCAGTCGCGAACTTTAAAATTGAAAGCACGGGCAACTCAGGACGCATCAGCAAAACCATCGAAGCCTATGTCTTTGATCAAAATGCTCTGCTTAACGACACCGTAGCACAACTTAAAGAAAAAGAAGAGAAAGAACAAGGAGGAGCCCCACAAAGTGGAACGGGTAACGACCCCCAAACTCCAGGCAGCAATCCCACCACTGGAGGGGCGGCAACTCAAAAGACTCCTCGGAATATTCCCAAAGGACCACCCACTGTCGTATTTATGAAGGTGTACTGA
- a CDS encoding prepilin-type N-terminal cleavage/methylation domain-containing protein has translation MKGPNVIFFTSSAKPYASLRALQGFTLIELMIALTILAFLGYFTSEMMKTTTQRSQKIRIEVEQSRELKAAARIIKSDISRAFNTRDIYIAVYNEAQRERIREWQKSQVNQGQTQQTNPNDGSDPDPNDQGAGTGPQNPLPPPTYEPREELIVTQFLGEKNKIDFTSVSGVKIRKNVKASDLVEVGYYTDTCRRRANRNESTNCLWRRLSYFLDGEVNVGGDASVLLEDVTRFELKYLRVRGENIEWIERWMSDQNGDDVTRDSLPLAVQLELEIERALDKTGQNKKTFDIISYIPIYFTNNVNVKTIIQMNSQGNPLESPLAPGAAGGNTSPLGGGPGIVPQNGTSPFGQGLQRNNQGGGNFTPRRLFPGSGTGGGGR, from the coding sequence TTGAAGGGGCCTAATGTTATATTTTTTACTTCCTCTGCAAAGCCCTACGCTTCCCTCCGCGCGCTACAAGGTTTTACTCTGATCGAGTTGATGATTGCGCTGACGATTTTAGCTTTTTTAGGTTACTTCACCAGCGAAATGATGAAGACGACTACACAACGCAGTCAAAAGATTCGCATTGAAGTGGAGCAGTCCAGAGAACTTAAAGCCGCAGCCCGCATCATCAAATCCGATATTAGTCGTGCCTTTAACACCAGAGATATTTACATTGCAGTTTACAACGAAGCCCAAAGAGAACGCATTCGTGAATGGCAGAAAAGCCAAGTGAATCAGGGGCAAACACAACAGACTAATCCCAATGATGGAAGCGATCCTGACCCCAATGATCAAGGTGCTGGTACTGGGCCCCAAAACCCTCTTCCTCCCCCAACTTACGAACCACGCGAAGAACTGATCGTCACCCAATTTTTAGGCGAAAAAAATAAAATTGATTTTACCTCCGTAAGTGGTGTTAAAATTCGCAAAAACGTCAAAGCCAGTGACCTTGTTGAGGTGGGATATTACACCGACACCTGTCGTCGCAGGGCCAATCGCAACGAAAGTACAAATTGTTTATGGCGACGTCTCTCCTACTTTTTGGACGGCGAGGTCAATGTGGGGGGCGATGCCAGCGTTTTGCTTGAAGACGTCACCAGATTTGAACTTAAATATCTTAGGGTGCGTGGTGAAAATATTGAGTGGATTGAACGATGGATGTCAGACCAAAACGGAGACGATGTCACCCGTGACTCTTTACCTTTAGCCGTACAACTTGAACTGGAAATAGAACGCGCTCTGGATAAAACAGGTCAAAATAAAAAGACCTTTGATATCATCAGTTATATCCCAATTTACTTTACTAATAATGTGAATGTAAAAACCATCATTCAGATGAACTCGCAAGGCAATCCTCTTGAATCTCCTTTAGCCCCTGGGGCCGCGGGAGGCAACACAAGCCCACTCGGAGGAGGACCAGGGATTGTTCCTCAAAACGGCACCTCCCCTTTTGGGCAAGGCCTGCAAAGAAACAACCAAGGCGGAGGTAATTTTACCCCCCGAAGACTTTTTCCTGGCAGTGGTACAGGAGGAGGCGGAAGATGA
- a CDS encoding type II secretion system GspH family protein: MTCTSQKKPISSGFTLVEVLIAVAILATLSALIASSWSGNVRRYQKSKIKEEVVQLLQLKMLEVEARYGQDVPSLPIEQLQSGTFEGSRYEDYRWEWEAKNIELPDLTSIVNTDGEDQMLVAVMSQFRDYLVASIKEVKVTVIYQKGNMEPLNFDIATYFVDYDRNLTMGLPGTGGGNGLQQGLGGALGGGNQGESSGGGF, from the coding sequence GTGACCTGTACTTCTCAAAAAAAACCAATTTCATCTGGTTTCACATTAGTAGAAGTTTTAATTGCCGTGGCCATTCTGGCCACTTTATCTGCTTTGATTGCCAGCAGTTGGTCAGGTAACGTGCGCCGTTATCAAAAGTCTAAAATTAAAGAAGAAGTGGTTCAACTTTTACAACTTAAAATGCTCGAAGTGGAAGCCCGTTATGGACAAGATGTTCCTTCCTTACCTATTGAACAGTTGCAAAGCGGAACTTTTGAAGGCTCGCGGTATGAAGATTATCGTTGGGAGTGGGAAGCTAAAAACATTGAACTTCCTGACCTCACCTCTATTGTCAACACAGACGGTGAAGACCAAATGCTTGTGGCCGTGATGTCACAATTCCGAGATTACCTTGTGGCCTCGATCAAAGAAGTCAAAGTGACTGTGATCTATCAAAAGGGCAATATGGAACCCCTAAATTTTGATATTGCCACTTACTTCGTGGATTATGATCGCAACCTCACTATGGGACTTCCTGGTACAGGCGGGGGCAATGGTCTTCAACAAGGACTGGGTGGGGCATTAGGTGGAGGAAATCAAGGCGAAAGCAGCGGAGGTGGGTTTTGA